In Quercus lobata isolate SW786 chromosome 12, ValleyOak3.0 Primary Assembly, whole genome shotgun sequence, a genomic segment contains:
- the LOC115971819 gene encoding protein EXORDIUM-like 2 — protein sequence MQPYPKLSTTMASIYYHFTIILFSFLMLSSLPQPSIATSRMLALVNQPPVILKYHNGQLLKGNITINLLWYGKFTPIQRSILVDFLLSLNHKSPRQPSVNTWWSTTGLYKGGPSNLVVGNQILDEKYSLGKSLKNRQVQRLGLKAGGHSKSTATLSLVLTSADVAVEDFCMSACGIHGYARYKKVRYAYAWVGNSETQCPGQCAWPFHQPLYGPQTPPLVAPNGDVGVDGMVINLGTVLAGAITNPFDDGYYQGPADGSLEAVSACTGIFGKGAYPGYPGEVLVDKTTGASYNAVGVNGREYLLPAMWDPHTSKCKTFV from the coding sequence ATGCAACCATACCCTAAACTCTCAACAACAATGGCTTCTATCTACTACCATTTCACCATTATTCTCTTCTCGTTTCTCATGCTCTCCTCTCTTCCTCAACCTTCCATCGCCACTTCACGCATGCTCGCCCTTGTAAACCAACCCCCAGTGATCCTCAAGTACCACAATGGCCAACTCCTTAAAGGAAACATCACCATTAATCTCCTATGGTACGGGAAGTTCACCCCAATCCAACGCTCCATACTCGTCGACTTCTTGCTCTCTCTTAATCACAAGTCGCCACGTCAGCCCTCCGTGAACACGTGGTGGAGCACCACTGGATTATACAAAGGCGGCCCGTCAAACCTCGTCGTAGGAAACCAAATCCTCGACGAGAAATACTCCCTCGGAAAATCCTTAAAAAACAGACAAGTCCAGCGCCTGGGTTTAAAAGCAGGGGGACACAGCAAAAGCACTGCCACGCTCAGCTTGGTCCTCACGTCTGCTGACGTGGCGGTCGAGGATTTCTGCATGAGCGCGTGTGGGATTCACGGCTACGCGCGGTACAAGAAGGTGAGGTACGCTTACGCGTGGGTGGGCAACTCGGAGACCCAGTGCCCGGGCCAGTGCGCGTGGCCATTTCACCAACCGCTGTACGGGCCGCAAACACCGCCGTTAGTTGCGCCTAACGGAGACGTTGGAGTTGACGGAATGGTTATCAATTTGGGCACGGTTTTGGCGGGAGCGATAACGAACCCGTTTGATGACGGGTACTACCAAGGACCAGCGGACGGGTCGCTGGAAGCGGTTTCGGCTTGTACGGGTATTTTTGGGAAAGGGGCTTATCCGGGTTACCCGGGTGAGGTGTTGGTGGACAAAACAACAGGTGCTAGCTACAATGCTGTTGGGGTTAATGGGCGCGAGTATTTGTTGCCGGCAATGTGGGATCCACATACCTCCAAGTGCAAAACATTCGTGTGA